GAACCTCTCCCCGGAGGTCCTCGGCGTCCTGAACGCGCTGATGGCCGTGGGGTACGAGTGCCGTGCCCGCGAGCGCGTCCTGACTCTCGTGCCGCCGTCTTCCGTCCCGGAAGAGGATGTACCCGTCTGGAAGGTGCCTGGAGACAAGATCGAGGCCGGGACCTTGGCCTGCGCCGTGGCCGCAACCGGCGGAACCGCGCGGGTCGAGGGCGTCCACGGACCCGATGTCGCGCCGCTGGTCGGCGCCCTCCACCGGATGGGCATCCCCACGACCAACGAACCGGAGACCCTGGTCGTCCACGGACGGGACACCCAGCCGACCGGCCGCCCCCTGCGGGCCATGGCCACCCTCGCCCCCAACGGCCTCGACGCCGACTTCGAGCCGCCGCTCCTCGGGCTCGCCCTGGGCTTCCCCGGCACCCACCTCTTCTCGGACCCGATCAACCCCGGGCGCCACAGCAACCTCATTCCCCAGCTCGTCCGCATGGGCGGCGAGATCACCGAACTGTCCTCCACCGAATGCCGGTTCACTGGCCCGCAGCGGCTGACGGGTGCAGGAGTGGAGGCAACCGACATCCGCACGGGTTCAGCGCTGATGGTCGCCGGCCTCACCGCCCGCGGCGTCACGACGCTCGGCGGGGTCAACCAAATCCGCCGCGGCCACGCCGACCTGCCCGGAAAGCTCCTCGCTCTGGGAGCCGACATCTGCGAGGTCACCCCATGACCGCGACCGGGCGCTTCGAGCGCATCATCGCTACCACCGATGTCCACTCGGCCTTCGACGACGCCCTGCCGATGCTCGCGTACCTGCACACGATGAGGCACGACAGCCTCGTCGTCGACTGTGGGGACTTCTTCGAGGGCACGGGCTACTACCGCCTGGGCAAGGGCGCCATCGAGCGGGAGATCGTCACGACGCTGTACGACGTGCTCGCTCCCGGCAACCACGGCTGGCCCCACTACTTCGAGCCCGGCCTGCGCGAGATGACGGTCTGCGCCAACGTCGTCGACGACGCCACCGGACGACCGCTGTTCGACCGTCTCCGTGTCGTCGAGGTACACGGCCGCCGGGTCGCCGTCACCGCGGTCATCGGCGTGAGCGCGTTCCACACCGTCCCTGCCGTCCAGCGGGCCGGACACCACGTCACCGACCCCGTGACCGCGCTGCGCGAGCTGATGCTGGAACACCATCACCACGTGGACTCGTGGATCGTGCTGTCCCACTCCGGCTTCGACGAGGACCTCAAGCTCGCCGAGGCTTGTCCGTTCGTGGACGTCATCTTCGCCGGTCACTGCCACAGCGACACCTACGGTCCGGTGCACGTCGGCGACACCCTCGTGGTCAAGGGCCGTGAGCTGGCCGCCGGATACGCCGCCGCCGAACCCGTCGGCTCCGGCTGGGCCGCCCGTACCGCCGTCTTCCCCACCCCACCGGACGTCCCGAACGACCTCGCAGCCCTGGACGAGAGGGTCAGCTCCACCTGCCGGATGCTCGCCACTCCCCTCGGCACCCTCGACGAGCCCTACCGCGACACCGTCCTCGACCGCCGCCAGCTCCTCCAGGACATCACCGCCCGGCTGCACACGGGCCTCGGCGCCGACGCCGTCCTCCTCAACGAAACCGCCCTGCGCTCCACCCGCCTGGGCGACGTCCTGACGCTCGGGGACCTGCTGGCCATCGAGCCGTTCGACAACCAGCTCGTCCACGCCTACCTCCCCAACGGGTACGCGGAGGATCCGGACAGCCTGCTCAAGCACCTGACCCAGCAGACCGGCCCACTGGCCCTCGCCCCCCGGCCGCTGCCGCAGGGCATCCGGTCCGTCCTGACCACGGACTACCTCGCCGACACCTACCTCGGCGGACGCACCCACCAGGCCGGCCTCCGCCTCGGCGAGGCCGTCCGCGGAACCATCGCCACGCCCTTACCCCGGAGCGAGAACAAGGACGGTGCCCGATGATCCTCACCGGCCCCGAGATCACTGCCGCCGCCCACGACGGCCGCCTGACGATCAGCCCGTTCGAACCCGGGCAGGTCAACCCCAACAGCTACAACGTCCGCCTCGGCCCCACCCTGCTGACCTACACGACCGCCGTCATCGACGCCCACCAGCCCAACCCGACCGCCACGGTCGAGATCGGCGAGGACGGGTACGTCCTGCAGCCCGGCGAGCTCTACCTCGGCCACACCCTCGAACAGGTCGGCTCCGACACCTTCGTCCCGCTGCTGTTCGGCCGCTCCTCCGTCGGCCGACTCGGCCTGTTCGTCGAGATCACCGCCCCCATCGGCGACATCGGCTTCCACGGCCAGTGGACCCTGATGCTCTCCCCGATCCGGCCTCTGCGCGTGTACGCGGGCATGAAGATCGGGCAGATCATGTTCTTCGTCTCCACCGGCGACATCGACCTGTACGCGGGCAAGTACCAGGCCGCCGACGGCCCCCAGCCCTCCCGCTACTGGCGGGACACCGCCCGCGTCGGGGCGGTCGCCTCGTGATCCTCACCGGCCCCGCGATCACCGCCGCCATCCGAGTCGGCGCGATCACCATCGCCCCGTACGACCCCACCCGTGTCTCCCCGAACGCCTACGACTGGCGCCTCGGCGACACCCTCCGCGTGTGCGACGGCGACCTCGACGCCGCCGCCCCCACCGCCTACACCGAGCAGACGATCCCCAGCACCGGCCTGGTCCTCCAGCCCGGACTGCTCTACCTCGGCGTCACCCACGAGCGCACCGGCTCGGAGACGTACGCGCAGATGCTCAACGGTGACCGCACCATCGGCGCCCTCGGCATCTGGGTCCACGTCTCCGCCCCGCTCGGGCACCAGGGACA
This is a stretch of genomic DNA from Streptomyces sp. R44. It encodes these proteins:
- a CDS encoding UDP-N-acetylglucosamine 1-carboxyvinyltransferase; the encoded protein is MSTRVPAVMSQVIAIRPGRPLTGAVTVDGSKNAALPLVAAAAALLRPVRLDNVPASSDVQTLLDLLRQSGWNTAHPVGDDHTVLVLPRETAPMPDGLREAASSIRASYYLVPALIALCGQARLPWPGGCRIGDRGMEQHFKVYEAFGDRVRVDDNGYVVEAGKAVRGTVSLVLPFRSRGATIAAVLRAVVAGTPLRLGQPNLSPEVLGVLNALMAVGYECRARERVLTLVPPSSVPEEDVPVWKVPGDKIEAGTLACAVAATGGTARVEGVHGPDVAPLVGALHRMGIPTTNEPETLVVHGRDTQPTGRPLRAMATLAPNGLDADFEPPLLGLALGFPGTHLFSDPINPGRHSNLIPQLVRMGGEITELSSTECRFTGPQRLTGAGVEATDIRTGSALMVAGLTARGVTTLGGVNQIRRGHADLPGKLLALGADICEVTP
- a CDS encoding metallophosphoesterase, with the translated sequence MTATGRFERIIATTDVHSAFDDALPMLAYLHTMRHDSLVVDCGDFFEGTGYYRLGKGAIEREIVTTLYDVLAPGNHGWPHYFEPGLREMTVCANVVDDATGRPLFDRLRVVEVHGRRVAVTAVIGVSAFHTVPAVQRAGHHVTDPVTALRELMLEHHHHVDSWIVLSHSGFDEDLKLAEACPFVDVIFAGHCHSDTYGPVHVGDTLVVKGRELAAGYAAAEPVGSGWAARTAVFPTPPDVPNDLAALDERVSSTCRMLATPLGTLDEPYRDTVLDRRQLLQDITARLHTGLGADAVLLNETALRSTRLGDVLTLGDLLAIEPFDNQLVHAYLPNGYAEDPDSLLKHLTQQTGPLALAPRPLPQGIRSVLTTDYLADTYLGGRTHQAGLRLGEAVRGTIATPLPRSENKDGAR
- the dcd gene encoding dCTP deaminase; translated protein: MILTGPEITAAAHDGRLTISPFEPGQVNPNSYNVRLGPTLLTYTTAVIDAHQPNPTATVEIGEDGYVLQPGELYLGHTLEQVGSDTFVPLLFGRSSVGRLGLFVEITAPIGDIGFHGQWTLMLSPIRPLRVYAGMKIGQIMFFVSTGDIDLYAGKYQAADGPQPSRYWRDTARVGAVAS
- a CDS encoding deoxycytidine triphosphate deaminase; amino-acid sequence: MILTGPAITAAIRVGAITIAPYDPTRVSPNAYDWRLGDTLRVCDGDLDAAAPTAYTEQTIPSTGLVLQPGLLYLGVTHERTGSETYAQMLNGDRTIGALGIWVHVSAPLGHQGHAIRWTLEIRAARPVRVYPGMTFGKLVFLATQGTPASYQQQLAKYAATEGIDISRLYEEIAGGSR